In Gossypium hirsutum isolate 1008001.06 chromosome D01, Gossypium_hirsutum_v2.1, whole genome shotgun sequence, the genomic window atattttaattctaaatttaaattcattaatttttatatttacctttaaagttaaaattttaatagaaaatttaatttaattaatttttttatccttaaaagtatatagtttaaagtttaaatatcaaaaataaaacagtatataatatttattaaagaaataaatattatttaattaaatttgttttagaAGTTTTGTTTTTAGTAGCGTTTgtgaaaagcgtcgctaaaagtcaTTTTTATAACGGCGTTTGTAATATAAGCGTCACTAAAAATGTTATGATCTATAATAGCGTTTGTGAtagaagcgtcgctaaaggtcatggtatTTAgaggcgtttgtgggaaaagtgccgccaaaggtcatgatctttagtggcgtttgtaggaatgcgccgctaaagatcatggtctttagcggcgtttatttttGAAAACGCTGCTAAAATTAGCGACGCTTTCATTAAAGGCATTTTTTGCGGCACTTTTAAAAGCGtcgcaaatacttttagcggcgctaaaaGGCGCCGCTAAagcctaaaaaagcgccgctaaaaacctgttttggtgtagtgaaccctacaaaaaatcaaataacaaaaaaatttcgGAGTGTACACACCAATATTTGACCTCACCCATCTAACACAATCTTCTTGAATAGAACCAAGCTTAAAGTTATTCAAAAGTTGTTGAAATGATAATCACTGGCCACGCTCCGAATCAAACGATTCTTACCTAAGTGAAATGAGTTGGTGTGTGgagataaaaataaacttatgagaaattaatgaaGGCTTTAATGTGTGTGTCAATGCCACTTTTTTTAAGGTTCTATTCACCCCCTATATTATAGTGTGCAAAAGAATTATTGACAAATGAGCCTCAATGATACAATGAAGCCCAATAACTGTCTACGTTTTGCACTGAAAGAAACAATCCACTGAGCATTGAAAGGAACATAGCAAatatatcaatttctataaagaattttcGGAGTAATTCTTTATAAAttagtctaagaatataaaagaTGATGGAAGAATAAAAAGAAACTTTGTTTCCATATTATTTTTGAGTGTGTCTTACAAATGAAATTTCACTCCTATTTATAGGAGATCTCACATCTCTTCATAAGAACATAATTACCTAAATGGATAGTcatatctttaataaaaaaatataattattaaatagatatatacttgaataaaaatgactatttgtTATTATCAAAtgacataaatttttaatttaagagACATAACTCATTACTATAAATAATGACAACTTTTAATTAATAACCAAATAACgtaacttttaattacttataactttccatttgtaattattaaaatacaatatatatttcaaaaatgtTTTAACAGAATATaccagtaccaataccaattccATTGATCGTTGATCCAACATTTGAACTCGACAACCTTTCCATCTTTCCTTTCAGATAAAGCAAAGTTCccagggaatgtaaattttaaagttgAGTTCTTTCTTCTCTAATAAGTTCCCTACCCACATATCCATCCAAAAATTCACAATAGAACCATCTCCTAATTGATCATAAATATTAGCAAGAACGCATCCTCCAAACTGATTCTAATTAGACGATGATCAAGTGTCCCACCAAACCCAAGATTTATGTCGAGATGCGAGATTTGTAGGGAGGAGATTATTAGCCCAATTTTCATACTAGGTGTTAATCACCTGTTTACAAAGATGCCAAACCTccacaaaaaatttgaaaatcacccattaaaaattttaaaataaattattttatataaaaaaataaatgaatctcTATCTTCTAATAAAAACCTCACAAAAATACTTTCAAGTGAGTCTCTTTAATTTGGTAataattctcttttcttttcaaattttattgattaatctTTAGAAATGttagaattttgaatttttttatgatagTTTAGAATCTATATGCaagattgatttattttatttatttatttattaaatgattttggGATATTGAAAATTACTTACATCTTAATTGGGTaattgtttttaaaggttaactAATACAAATCCTtcaaaaaaattaagattaactgtatttatataatcttaaatttcttaaaaatgtagcattcttatttaaaatttgttgttAATAGCGTGATTATTGTGAATCTtgtgtttgaaaatttacatGTTGCATACTcatgatataaaaaaatacacttcaaattttttttttcttttgtgaaagaaaattaTTAGTTGTTTGTTGGTTTCATAAAAACCTTCGTATTTATGATTtagatttatttgttttaaatgtttaacaaattgaaaaatattttaaaagaatgtttaCTAATAAAATAAAGGAAGAGCAGGAAGAAAAAATAGTGAATAGCCAAAGTGAGATACAaaccaatttgaaaaaaaaaaaaagaagattaaaAGAGTAAAATTGAATTTAGCATTACAAACCTTTTTGGTCGATCCAAGATTAAGAACCAATATTACAATTATCATCCAAATGATAGAGATAATATAAGATCATTGAcaataaaagaatcatataagaAAGACATATTTTTaacaattgtaaaaaaaaatatgcaAGTACCTTTTGTTATAGTTAttgtttcaataattttgtaataattttacaataattttacgtttaatatttgacattttaaaaagAGTAGAAAAGAgtcaaattattgtttttttaactGAATTACTGtctaaacaattaaaattttaaatatggtaGTCTGCATAGCAATTCACGTGTACTAAAtgctaattttttatattttttatgaactatttatatataatttttatttttgaatcttttgaaattttataattatttcatgaaGTATACATAAACTGCCACATAGGTTACCAcatcaatattattaaaaaattaatattttaataaacatttctattagaaaaatatgatttgactccctttaaaaaaatgaaagttaaatttaatttttaaaaaataaaaattaaattaataaaaaatataaatattgataactaaatttatcattttctataaaaaaaaacttttgcaaGGGTTTTAAATCAATTAAATGTTTGTCCTATTGGAAAACAGGGATAGATGTTACTGTTGGACCTGACAGGCCAACTCATGACATTAAATTTGCTGTCAAAGTGGAGAGAAGGTGAAGGATTTGATCAATtcaattgaaattttataattacatAGAAAGTGGAGTTGATAGTTTGACAATGAGATATTAGTTGCAAAAGCATATGCTTGTACAAGCTCCGACGCATCAAGGGTTCTAGAAACCTTAAAAAAGAAAACTgggtaactttttaaagttaatgtATAGTTCAAAGCAATGATTGTAATGAAATAGGTGCAAATCTACATTATAATCCATTTAAGAGTAAATGTTATTTGCCTTACAATTTTCTTTATATGCCTGCAGTTGTCAAGATTGAAGTTGTTTGAGAGCCCATTTGCATCATTGTGTTTTTGGATAAGGCTTAGACTTTATAGTTAAAAAGAAAGGTGATTGATTTATATCAGCATCATGcattaatttttcattaaatgCATGAAAAAGTTGATCAAGTCTACGTTGATTCCATGTGGGAGCCTGGTAGGCTAATTAACACTGATTTGTATATGTGGATTGAGATATTTATTAAATGCTTGGCACTCTTCAGAAAATAGAATTTGCATTGAATCTTCATTGAACTACTAAAATTATTAAGGTCTGCTTTAAGCTCTCGGGGTGATGAATGCAgcttattctctctctctctctctctctttttttttttttttaagatatcAGTAGTTTCATATTGAATTATGGAGAGAAAATCAACTGAAGGTTTTGGACGGTGTTTTTTGTTGGCTTGTATGCTAGTATTTGTCTTGGCAGCCTCTGCTGCAACAGATAATATTACTCCAGGCCGATCTATCAGAGATGGGGAAGCTCTAGTTTCAAGTGACGAAACTTTTGAATTGGGATTCTTCAGTAGCCCAGTTAATTCAACAACACGTTACCTAGGAATATGGTACAAAGTTTCTCCTGAGACTGTCGTTTGGATAGCCAACAGAGAGGCTCCTCTTCTCGATCATTTCGGAGTTTTAAATGTCACTAAGGAAGGTAGTATTATTCTCCAGGATAAGAAAACTGACATTATATGGTCATCCAATAGAACAAGAACTGCTGAAAATCCAGTTCTGCAGCTCTTGGACTCTGGAAATCTTATCGTAAAAGATGGAAACGACAGCGGCTTGGCAAACTTATTATGGCAAAGCTTTGATTATCCTTGTGATACCTTACTGCCAGGGATGAAGCTTGGGAAGAGTTTCATTACAGGAACGAACTGGTCTCTATCATCTTGGAAGGGCCTCAATGATCCTGCCCCAGGTCGGTTTTCGGCCTTGATAGATCCCGAGGGGTTTCCCCAGCTAGTTGTGAGAAATGGAAGTGCAATCTTTTACAGAGGAGGGTCATGGAACGGCGAACGGTTTACGGGGACTCCTGATCTAAAACAGGTTGAATCATCTAACCTATTCAAGTTTACATTTGAGTTGAATAAGAATGAGGTGTACTACAGAGGTGAGCCCTATCCTTCATTGATTTCAAGGTTAGTTGTGAATCAATCAGGCTTTTTGCGGCGCCTAGTGAGAACGAAACAATCGCAATCTTGGATTGAGATCTATTTTGCTCCTCTCGATGAATGCGACCATTATGCTGTATGTGGTCCATATGCTAGCTGCAACATCAACAACTGTGCTTGTTTAGATGGATTTGAACCAAAGTACCCTACAGAGTGGGATCATTCAAAATGGTCTGGCGGATGCGTTCGAAAGACTGAATTGGCTTGTCAAAATTCTGTCTTTACGAAGTATAATGGGTTGAAATTACCTGACACATCGAATTCTTCTTTTGATGCAAGCATGAGCCTTAAGGAATGCCAAGAGAAGTGTTCAAAGAACTGCTCCTGCATCGCCTATGCAAATTCAGATATCAGAAATGGAGGCAGTGGATGCTTGCTGTGGTTCGGTGACCTTATTGATATGAGAATATACCCTGACGGTGGACAAGATCTCTACGTACGGATGGCCAATTCAACATTAGGTATCATCTCGAATTTAAACCGATTATTGTTTTCTCTTAACTGTTCGAGAAGCTAATTGTTCAGTTACACTTCTGATGTTTCAGGTTACCTTGTTGCAAGCAAAAACTCGAGTAAAAACAAGATAGTAGCCATTATTGTCATCGCGGTCATATTAGTTGGACTGATTTTGGGAGGATTAATTGTCTACTTGAGATGGAAGAAACTCAGAAAGCAAGGTAAGTAACTAACTTTAGGGACTAATGTCTGTCAATTACGAGAAATGAAGCTCTACTGATGTTTGGTacgtatttattattatttgatcatTTGGTTTTGATAGTAGAGATTTTTACTTCATTTTGATTAATGTATAAAGTTGAAGGTGGAAAGGATGACATGGAGTTACCAGTATTTGATTTAAGCACTATTGTGAAAGCCACTGATAACTTCTCCGATGATAATAAGCTAGGACAAGGTGGTTTTGGACCTGTTTACAAggtaaatttaagaaaatatacccAGATGAGCTATCCGTTTTTTGGGGAATGAGGAAAATGTGAATGTTAAGCCTTTCAAATGATGATTTCCAGGGTACCTTGCCTGAAGGGCAAGACATAGCAGTGAAGAGACTTTCAAAAAGTTCTGGACAAGGATTGGAAGAGTTTAAAAACGAAGTCGGATTGATTGCTAAGCTTCAGCATCGCAACCTTGTGAGGCTTCTCGGTTGTAGCATTCCAGGAGATGAAAAGATGTTGATCTACGAGTACATGCCCAACAAAAGCTTGGACTACTTTATTTTCGGTTTGATCCTCGAACCACATTTTTTCTGAAATGGTTTCTCTGAGGTTTTAATCAGTCGAAGCACTAATGTTTATTTTGATGAGACAATAATCAGATCAAACAAAAAGCGAATTACTAGACTGGAGAAGGCGAATGCACATCATCGATGGAATTGCTCGAGGACTTCTTTATCTTCATCAAGACTCTAGACTAAGGATTATACATAGAGATCTCAAAGCCAGCAATGTGTTACTAGACAGTGATATGTGCCCCAAGATTTCAGACTTTGGCATGGCAAGAACAATTTGGGGTGATCAAACTGAGGCAAACACTAACAAAATCGTTGGAACTTAGTATGTAGTGTAAACATACTCTAACTTGAATCAGATGCCTAACTGTGTTATAACTTTCTTCTTCATCTCAATTTTCAGTGGTTATATGCCTCCTGAGTACGCTGTAGATGGACTATTTTCGATAAAATCCGATGTATTTAGCTTTGGTGTGTTAGTACTCGAGATTGTTAGCGGGAAAAAGAACAGAGGATTCTTCCATCCAGAACACAGCCATAACCTTGTTGGGCATGTAAGAAGGAAGAACAAAACATTATTAATTACTATTCTTGCTGTTAACAATAGATACTTGACATGTTGGTCCTAATGTTTCCAGGCATGGAAGCTGTGGATGGAAGAGAAGCCATTGCAGCTAATTGAAAGTAACTTGGGAGATTGTTTTGTGGTATCTGAAGTTCTAAGATGCATTCATGTGGGTCTTTTGTGTGTTCAAAAACGACCAGAGGATAGACCGAGCATGTCATCCGTAGTTCTAATGTTAGGTAGTGAGAATTCAGTACCTCAACCGAAACAGCCTGGTTTTTTCACCGAAAGGAGTCTGCCTGAATCGGACGCTCACTCATCAACCCACCATGAACCAGCTTCTAGCAATGGAGTTACCATTTCATTGTTAGAGGCACGATAGAAAACATGAAGAGCGTTAACATCCTATGCTGTAATTATTTACCCTTTGTATTAAGAGCTATAATGCTCTCTGTATGACTTACCGTGCTAGCAAGCAGGTTGGTTTGTATGTATACAAGCAAATAGCACGTGATGGGTTGAAGATATGGAATTTTCATGGCAATAATGAGCTAAAAAGTTGGAAACTAGTTCTGTTGACATCTGCTCATCTCGTTCTATAAAATCACCAATAGTAGTTAAGCTTTTAATAGTTAACATCGTTAGATTATTGTCTTATAATAGTTTGATTAGGGCCTTACTAAGAGGTAACTTGGTTCCTGGATGTCTCCCCTAAGCCATCCTATGTGGGAGGATTTCGATGTCTCCCCCTCAAGCCTAAAATACTCGCAGCAATTAAATTAATATGACAAATTGAAAGTATCGACTACGAAATTTCCCGAATCCAGGAGTTGTCGGTGAATTAGAAGACCAAACAATGCCTTTGGTGACCAGGTCTTAATTAAGCAGCCCCTTTGACTTTTAAAAttacttttcttttataattaagcAGTCCAATAACAATTTGTATTTACATTCTCCTCCATGATGATACCTTAATTTAAATGCCGTTCAACTCATTGCggtaaaattaacataaaatatattgttttcaaaaaacaaattaaagttACAAgcactaataaaaaattaatatcattataattatttaaacatgCCACCATTTTTTTTTACTGGAACATGGACCAAATtggtaataataacaaaacattatTGCTGACATAACATTATAACATTGTTGCATTGACCAGAAATTTAATTAAAGACCGTATTGGGAAAATTAGACCAACGCATCATAATTAAGGGACTCaattaaataactattttaaGATTAAAGTATTTATTTAGTAATTAGTTAGTAGTTCGAAAAAGTATAAGTGAACTTCTTCCCCAAACATTTTAGAGAACACATTATTGGTGAACTATAATTGAATACCACCTTCGATCCGAACAATGCTATGTCTAGTCCTAgggggtgagcaaaactcaattcgacttgattttttttttttaaattttgagttaattgaattgagttattcggTTTTTTCGAGTCAActtgaataagtaattcgagtttcgagttcgagtcgagttgaattttataatttaaaaaattcgaatgattcaaataactcaaataacatattggtgtaaatatcctttgatctttttcaattttgaaaatgagataattaatttctctcaacaaaaatttttaaaaaatctaaataatttttaaaatctaaaatatttataaaaatttcaaaatttattttttttaaaactataaaaatttcaaaaaataaaaattcaaaatatatatataaagtttaaaaaattgggTAAATTGCCTAGGTGATGACCCAACTTTTGGGTGGGTTCTATTTTGGTCATCCAACttcaaaaactttcaatttcatcaccaacgttttcaaaatttaaaattttagtaacccacaattaaatacttaacaAAAAGATGATGCGATCCTttttttattggcctaataaTAAACTTAGTTCTCCAATGTTTATacattttatcaaattgatcCTAAATCTAAAAATTCATCAGATTTAGCCCTTAGTgtttatgaaatttattatttagttttaattttaaaaaatcaataaatttaattctgaacatttataaaatttgccaatttaattttaattctaagagtttaaaaaagaaaaatatttttaaaaaagcaataaaaattcatttttggCATTTAGAAGCTCTTTGAAAAGCATATacaataacttttttaaaaaacgaTTTAGAAGATCCCCAacaaaatcttttcttttatcataaaattgaaatttcttttatatataccTAGTAAAGGGTGAGTAACAGATAAGAGAAAAATGACTTTTTATcgaatttatcaaaaaaaattaaacttttaaatttataatgaaaatgataaaatttacacACGAGTACTTTTAGGTAaatgtttattgctataaatatcacaaagtaaattaattttaaaaaaaattaaacttctgTTGTAACTATTATAATTGTTTTCTTAACCTATTTTTCTAACAAATAGTTGTGTGAGCAATGGACGTCCATGTTCACTACACCAAATTGTTGATGTTAAGATGAAGTTAGGCTAAGATAAGGCGTCGATTCACCTTGGTAGGACTGAAAGCCATCAAGAGGAGGAGGAGAGAGACCGTTTCCCCCCTTAAGTACTCTCCTATAGTATTTATATGGGGAGGCACCCCATTGGTGGACAAGTCAGTTCGTTGTTTTTCGGTAAAAGTTGTGATATGACTTTATAAGCTTATGATATGACACTATAAAGTAAGTTAGTGATATAACAAGTATAGTTTTACTTGATATGGGTGtattaaataccaaaatattgGCCTTTTGTTTTATTTGCCAAAATATTAAATAGGGATAAATCCCGCAATCATACATTAATtatggtttaatgtgcaattgtatacatgaactttagttttgtgcaattttatacatgaaattttgatttgatccagttcttttaaattattaacaaaattattgatataacatcattttatgtttatatattgcatacataaataattatattcattcaatataaaaataaatgtatttatttatttaaatctgtataattaaatcaaaattatagttttaagtatacatttgaaccacaattagaatttcaattgtataattgtatcaaattaaagttcatatatacaattacacataaaaataaaattcaaatataattttaagatttatcgcTATTAACTACCTAAAAGTATTTATGGATGTGTGTTAGAATAATAAATTTTGGGCCCATTTGcaattgtttaaattattttgaaccAGTCTTCTTCTATCTTCAGTTTAAATTATTCTGTGCTGTTTGTTCCTGGGTTCTGGAGTGTGAAAAAACACACCTTTCCACATCAATAGTAGTCAAGCATTGGTTTCAGCTTTGACCAAGTATCTTTAGGATGATCAGGTCATGCTTAATCATCCTTTTTccttcatacatttatatactTTACATATCTTATATACGTATGGCAACCCTTTGACTTTTCAAAGCCGAAGTTATATGAACTTGGATTCAAACtcatattttaacttaataaatcaacatttaattttgaaaagaaatttaaagatATAAAATCCGAAAACCCTTACAATATTTAACTTGGTAAGATGCAAGATCAAGGGTGAGTTTGAATGGGTGATTGGCTGCGGTGCGTTTAGCCTACTTTTTATCTCACGTTACCGTattgctacagtatctaatctcaccgccaccactatttttacactaactgcaggTAAAAGCACCAgacatccaaactcaccctaacatctgaaattcatttgattttaaatttagaatGTCGAAGGGGCTGCTATaatgaatagaaaaataaatacctCCAGAGAGGGACGTCTCACCCAATAATATTGATATAGAGAAGTTTCTCCTTGCATCTATTATCTTTAAAATGAGTAATCAGTTTTACTTATTAGGAAATAAATGGAAGCCTTCTTAATGGAGCTTGTTCTGTGTTTGCTTCTCTTCTTTACAAGAAGAACTTGGGCAATAGACACTTTAACCCAAGGGCAGTCCATAAAAGATGGTGAAACTCTTGTGTCAGCAGGTGGAAGCTTTGAACTGGGATTTTTCAGTCCTGGGAATTCCAAGAGTCGATACGTGGGAATTTGGTACAAGAAAGTATCAACTGGAACTGTTGTATGGGTTGCCAATAGGGAAACTTTAGTTTCTGATGCCTCAGGAGTTTTAAGTATCAATGAGAAAGGCATTCTTTCAATCATGAATGGCACCAAAGGCATTGTTTGGTCTTCAAACACATCGAGGAAATCAGCAGAGGAGCCGATTGCACAACTCCTGGATTCGGGAAATTTCGTAGTGAAGGACCGAAATGATAGTGATTCGGAAAACTTTCTTTGGCAGAGTTTTGATCATCCTTGTGATACCTTTCTACCAGGAATGAAGATTGGAATAAACTTTGTCACCGGTTCCGAGAGGCATGCATCATCCTGGAAAAACACGGAAGATCCTGCTCCGGGCATATATACTTACAGGGTTGACTTGCAGGGGTACCCACAGGTTGTTGTTAAAAAGGGAGCTGATATATTATTCAGAGCAGGTTCATGGAATGGTCTTTATCTCACAGATGGCCCACTGGCTGTTAATCCATTATATTCATCTGAGTTTGTATTGAATGAGAATGAGGTTTACTACACATACAATGTGCAAAACAATTCAATATATACAAGGTTTTTATTGAATCCATCAGGTTTAACACAACGCACCTTATGGAATGAGAGGACAAATAACTGGGAGGTTTACGCCACATCGCAATCGGATCAATGTTCGATCTATGCCCATTGTGGATCATATGCTACTTGCAGCACCAATGAGTCTCCACCATGTAAATGCTTGGAAGGGTTCATCCACAGATCAGCATCTCCCAGGGATATTAATTCAGTAGATTGGTCATATGGATGTACTCGAAGGACACCGCTGACATGTCACGGTGGAGACAGCTTTCTCAGGAAAACTGGCCTAAAATTACCGGACACTTCGAAAACTTGGGCAAATATTAGCATTGATCTTAAGGAGTGTAAGAAATTGTGTTTGAAGAATTGCTCTTGCACTGCATACGCGAATTTAGATATCCGAGAGGGAGGCCATGGCTGCTTGCTGTGGTTTGGAGACCTAATTGACATCATAGAATTCAGTGAGGGTGGACAGGACCTTTATATCAGGCTGGCTACTTCTGATCTGAGTAACGTTCCTTCTTTGTTTTCCATTtagattgatcaataaaattagACATAAACATTTGGGGTATATGTTCAAAcatgaaaccatttttttgactGATTATTCGTTAATTCTTTCAGATCATATACGAAGCAAAGGAAAGCTAAATGAAAAGCTGAAGGCTGTAATCATAGCCATCTCTGTAATAATAGCCAGCGGAATGACAATAATAGCATTGTTGTTGTATGTTCAGAAGATCATGCTTAGAAACACAGGTAAACAGATCAGTTACCAATTAAAACCACTCTCATATAACAAGATAATCATTTTCAATCCATCTTATATTAATTCAATGACAACCAGGGGAACATGGAAAGGAAGATTTAGAGTTGCCTGTTTTTGATTTAACAACCATAGCTACGGCAACTAATAACTTCTCGAGCAACAACATCCTTGGACAAGGTGGATTTGGTCCTGTTTACAAGGTATATAAACTGTATTCTGCAAACTATATTTCACTCACTATTTAACCATTTTGAACATTATAAATTTTAGGGAACATTGATTGAGGGGCAAGAAATAGCAGTGAAGAGACTTTCAAAGAATTCGGGACAAGGACTGGAAGAGTTCAAAAATGAAGTAACATTGATTTCCAAACTCCAGCACCGCAATCTTGTAAAGCTCTTTGGTTGTTGCATCAGGAAAGATGAAAAGATGTTAGTTTATGAGTACATGCCTAACAAAAGTTTGAACTACTTTATTTTCGGTTCGAAACCTACTATCTCAGCACTTCTTTTTCTCCCCTTCCTTCCCCACCCCCTGGTCTTGTGTTacccattttctttttatttctttttctgatGTCTTTTTTATTGGCTGCAGATCAAACAAGAAGCAAATTACTGGACTGGCATATACGAATGCATATTGTCGATGGAATTGCTAGAGGGGTTCTTTATCTTCACCATGACTCTAGATTGAAGATTATCCATAGAGATCTCAAAGCAAGCAATATTTTACTAGATCATAACATGAATCCGAAGATATCTGATTTTGGCTTAGCTCGAAAGTTTGGAGTAGATCAGACTCAGGCCAAAACTAAAAGAGTGGTTGGAACATAGTATGTATAGAAGCAAGACTTGTTTGGTTCATTATTCCAAGTTGCTTTTAAAGTTCTAATCTAACATTTTTTCTCTTGCAGCGGTTATATGTCCCCTGAATATGCTTTGGATGGGCTTTTTTCAATGAAATCCGATGTCTTCAGCTTTGGAGTTTTGGTTCTAGAGATACTATCAGGAAAGAAAAACAGGGGATTTTCCCACCCAGAACATGGCCATAATCTTCTTGGACATGTAAGACCTGAAGACTGAACTGTAGCAAATCATGTTTTCTTTTGTCTCAAACAATAATATCATTTGCGGTTCCAACTTTTCAGGCATGGAAATTGTGGATGGAAAAGAGGCCATTAGAACTAATCGACATTGCATTGGGCGACTCGTATGATGCAACCGAAGGGTTAAGATGCATCAATGTAGCTCTATTATGTGTGCAACAATGCCCCCCAGACAGACCTAACATGTCATTGGTTTTGGTCATGTTATGCGGTGACAGTGTATTGCCCCAACCAAAGGAGCCTGGGTTTTTCATCGAAAGAAATCTGCCTATGGCAGACTCTATATCAGTCAAAAGTGAAATTTCCTCCATGTATAGATCTATTACATCATTAGAGCCACGATAGACGCTTGTAAATGTTGGAACAAAGAACAAGGTTGAATGAAACAAGCAATTTCT contains:
- the LOC121213811 gene encoding G-type lectin S-receptor-like serine/threonine-protein kinase SD1-1; this translates as MERKSTEGFGRCFLLACMLVFVLAASAATDNITPGRSIRDGEALVSSDETFELGFFSSPVNSTTRYLGIWYKVSPETVVWIANREAPLLDHFGVLNVTKEGSIILQDKKTDIIWSSNRTRTAENPVLQLLDSGNLIVKDGNDSGLANLLWQSFDYPCDTLLPGMKLGKSFITGTNWSLSSWKGLNDPAPGRFSALIDPEGFPQLVVRNGSAIFYRGGSWNGERFTGTPDLKQVESSNLFKFTFELNKNEVYYRGEPYPSLISRLVVNQSGFLRRLVRTKQSQSWIEIYFAPLDECDHYAVCGPYASCNINNCACLDGFEPKYPTEWDHSKWSGGCVRKTELACQNSVFTKYNGLKLPDTSNSSFDASMSLKECQEKCSKNCSCIAYANSDIRNGGSGCLLWFGDLIDMRIYPDGGQDLYVRMANSTLGYLVASKNSSKNKIVAIIVIAVILVGLILGGLIVYLRWKKLRKQVEGGKDDMELPVFDLSTIVKATDNFSDDNKLGQGGFGPVYKGTLPEGQDIAVKRLSKSSGQGLEEFKNEVGLIAKLQHRNLVRLLGCSIPGDEKMLIYEYMPNKSLDYFIFDQTKSELLDWRRRMHIIDGIARGLLYLHQDSRLRIIHRDLKASNVLLDSDMCPKISDFGMARTIWGDQTEANTNKIVGTYGYMPPEYAVDGLFSIKSDVFSFGVLVLEIVSGKKNRGFFHPEHSHNLVGHAWKLWMEEKPLQLIESNLGDCFVVSEVLRCIHVGLLCVQKRPEDRPSMSSVVLMLGSENSVPQPKQPGFFTERSLPESDAHSSTHHEPASSNGVTISLLEAR
- the LOC121203321 gene encoding G-type lectin S-receptor-like serine/threonine-protein kinase At4g27290 — protein: MEAFLMELVLCLLLFFTRRTWAIDTLTQGQSIKDGETLVSAGGSFELGFFSPGNSKSRYVGIWYKKVSTGTVVWVANRETLVSDASGVLSINEKGILSIMNGTKGIVWSSNTSRKSAEEPIAQLLDSGNFVVKDRNDSDSENFLWQSFDHPCDTFLPGMKIGINFVTGSERHASSWKNTEDPAPGIYTYRVDLQGYPQVVVKKGADILFRAGSWNGLYLTDGPLAVNPLYSSEFVLNENEVYYTYNVQNNSIYTRFLLNPSGLTQRTLWNERTNNWEVYATSQSDQCSIYAHCGSYATCSTNESPPCKCLEGFIHRSASPRDINSVDWSYGCTRRTPLTCHGGDSFLRKTGLKLPDTSKTWANISIDLKECKKLCLKNCSCTAYANLDIREGGHGCLLWFGDLIDIIEFSEGGQDLYIRLATSDLNHIRSKGKLNEKLKAVIIAISVIIASGMTIIALLLYVQKIMLRNTGEHGKEDLELPVFDLTTIATATNNFSSNNILGQGGFGPVYKGTLIEGQEIAVKRLSKNSGQGLEEFKNEVTLISKLQHRNLVKLFGCCIRKDEKMLVYEYMPNKSLNYFIFDQTRSKLLDWHIRMHIVDGIARGVLYLHHDSRLKIIHRDLKASNILLDHNMNPKISDFGLARKFGVDQTQAKTKRVVGTYGYMSPEYALDGLFSMKSDVFSFGVLVLEILSGKKNRGFSHPEHGHNLLGHAWKLWMEKRPLELIDIALGDSYDATEGLRCINVALLCVQQCPPDRPNMSLVLVMLCGDSVLPQPKEPGFFIERNLPMADSISVKSEISSMYRSITSLEPR